GATATATGTGGCACACTAATTGAGTTATGtgatttttttcaaaaagataaCTGCAGGATTTTTACATATAGCGGACTTATATAAAATGGAGGAAGAAATAGTCTTCATAGTGTGTAAGATGGAAAGAATATTTCCTCTAGTATTTTTTGATATTGTGGTTCATTTGGCAGTTCGTTTACCCCGTGAAGCTATGTTAGCTAGACCTGTTTCGTCACGATGGATGTATCCCATTGAACGATATTTAGGCAgactaaaaaaatataattgtaataaagcaatacctggagGATCTATTGCAGAGGGGTATATTATAAATGAGGCATTAACTTTCAGTTTTTTATTAACGAGTCAAATTGAGACAAGATTTAGTAGGACAGAATGAAACAAAGATATTCAACCAGTAACATGAAATTTAAGTGTTTTCTCACAACAAGCAAGAGTGTTTGGCAACCAACATAATATGAAATTACCTTTGACTTTGTATAAGAAAGTATATTGGTATATTGTCAACAATTATAAAGAAGTTGACTAatataaaaagtaaatttttacattatgtaattttattgtttatatttcattttaaaattataacttaaatatttatttatgcagTGAATATCTACAACTTCTATCACATAAAGTTCATTCACTCGTTCGGGATACATTAGAGGACTTGGAAGTGAGCCAAAGCTAGTTAGGTCCACTTCTTTAGATGCCATCTCCTTAACCAGATCAACTAATACCGCATTACGTGAAAAACTTGAATCCACCTAAGAAGAGTTAGTAACACCAAAGTTCAATTAGCAAGCACTCAAGATGAGTTAGCATCAATGAAATCAAGACAAGATGTGTTTGAACAAATTCTTAACCGATAGACACCTGGAGCATTAGATTCCTTGATCCATGATTCATCTTCGGTTCCATTTCCTCCTCCTCGTTCTTAGACTTTGATGTTGTGGATTTTTGGATATGAACATGATGTTgcgaagtttatttcttgtagaCTTTGATGTTGTGGATTTCTAGATGTGAACTTCATGTTTTAAACTTGTTACTTGTTTGTACTTTATTTGTTGCGTTACTTGTGTACTTTATTTGTTGCGTTACTTGATGTTAGACATTGATGTTGAGTACTTGCATCTGTTTGTGAATGTTGCTACAGGTGTGAACTTATACTTGACGAACTATGAGTTGTTTGTGAGtttatttgtgaatttgttgttaGAGTTAATATTGTATAAGTTTGTTAATATTGGTGTTAGAGTTGTGATTATTGTGAATATTGTTGTTAGAGTTGTGATGATTGTGTGGATTTGTAAATGTGTATACAGAGtatgttgaaaatattttttttttttaaaaaacaaaggtTAGCAACGAAATCCTCGAAATTTGTCACTAACATTATTAGCGACGAAATATTTGTTAGCGACGAACATTAATATGTTAGCGACAAAATATTTCATCGCTAAATATCAATTTTCTTATAGTGTAGGACTTTACTTGTCTATCATCTGATTAACCTTGATCTATTAAAACTTTTTATCTTATGTTTAACCTGCGATCAACTTTGATCTATAAGATCTTCGTGATTGCCAAATATATGGTCTTATTTGACCTGTTTAGACTTTCCATCCCATGTTTAATATCTGATTAATCTTAATTTGTCagaattttatatttatctaaCATCCGCTCTTAATCTATTTAGACTTCTTTTCTTACATACCCATAAAATCAGTTCTTTCATGACCTATCAGAACTTTCATGATCGATCAAAAAATATCTTCTAGATTACACAACTTTTGTCGTAAAAATATTGGATAAAATATTTAGAGAAGGGGACTATAAATTCACCATGATTATGACTTACTGTCAACCAAATAATGTGGATGAGTTGGCAGAATAACGTTCCGTAAAAATTAGgtcaatattatatatatttttttaatatttgccGATTAATGGTAGAGAACTTAAAGTGAAGTGGCATATATTTATTGGCTAGTTTTGTCCTACTCTACAAATAAATGATAAATTATTTACCTGGATTATCGACCGCACAACCACTTGGTATAATTTCGAAtgctttaattttaataaataaaattaccacCATCTCTTCTATAAATAGATGGGAATTGCATGATACTCTAAACAAGCAATCACTTGACTGAAGTGAGTGATATCCGTAGCTTAACCATGGCTTCCCTTGTCATGCTCTCTGCTGCTCTCCTCCTCGGCCTCTTCCTGCCTTCCTCCATGGCCAACAACGTTCTCTTTGGTGGTGACAGGCTGAACACCGGCGAATCCCTCAGAGAAAGGAACTTTAAATTCACCATGATGTCCGACGACTGCACCCTGGTGCTGAACGACAACGACCAGACCGTGTGGTCCTCCCCCACCAACGGCCTAGGCAACAACTGCTTCGCCCACTTGCAGACCAACGGCAACCTCGTCATCCGCAACGACAATGACCAGGTTGTTTGGTCGAGCAACACCGCCGGCGAGGAGGACAACTACATCCTCGTCCTGCAGAAAGACGGCAGCGTCGTCATCTTCGGCCGCTCTATATGGTCCATCCCCCCCGGTTCCAACACCGCCACTTCCAAAGGCGCCGTGATCGTCAAAAGGGGCCGCAGCGATGAATCCACGAACATTCTCTATGGAGGTCACAAGCTGCGCACCGACGAATCCCTCAAAGAAGGGGACTATACCTTCGTCATGCAGTCCGACTGCAACCTGGTGCTGTACGACGACAACAACAACCAGGTCATGTGGTCCTCCGAAACCAACAACCTAGGTAGCAGGTGCTTCGCCCGCATGCAGACCGACGGCAACTTAGTCATCTTCGAGGGTATTAACTTCAACCAAATTTGGGATAGCAAAACCCGCGGCCCGGAGGGCAAGTACATCCTCGTCCTGCAGCGCGACGGCCACGTCGTCATCTACGGCAGCCCTATATTTACGATCCCCAACGATGAACCCACGAACAGGAAGATCGCCATGACTAAAAAATAGTTGCCTTCACCACGAACGATGCATGGGTAGCTATTAAATAAAAGCGAATAAATTGAAGCGAGGCATAAATAATAATTTGCTAGCTACATGGTGACATAGCACGTAGCCTCGTTGTTCTGGTGTACGTACCTACTGTTAAGTTGGTGTGAGTCGATCACCTAAATTATCTATCTGCTCTGCCTTTTTTAGTTGAATTgcattgaaaaaagaaaaaaaataattaattaaagaaatctaatagcaCACATAtataaattgaaaaaataaaattaaaaggtagAATCTAATTAACCAATTCCAGCTTTGATAATATGAAACAATATTATTGGCTAATGTTTGAAATTTTGGAGGAGaaggtttttttattttaaattttagagatcATCTAGAGAATAAGTTAAAAATAGTGGATACTATCATCctaaaggtatatatatatatatatatatatatatatatatatatatatatatatatatatatatatatatatatatatagtgtgtCAGTCTCTCTCGACTTCTATCTGTGTATCTGTATATACCTCGTTTTATATTTATAGGGTCGGTACTAGAGGATCGctaaggtagtgaatttatttttttattttattttcttttaatatttatTGTCTCTCACATAGctttaatataaatatatattttgtctatattataaattattttatataaatcaattttaatttaactctAACATGAGAGATCATGATCTAAAATACGTGGAAggtctaatttaatttaacaaataaattttcCAATGTGAGTGTAAATTGTTTTATATATATCTAACTCTTGCGAGAACAATAGTGATATAAAATACAAGGTCGAAAATTAGATTCAggtgagctctatttcggttggctgcaaTCACCTAGACATTCGGAGCAACAGAGGAGTGAGAGAAGCTGATGAAGACTGATCGAGGCACCCTCAAAGGAGATTGAATGCGCCTCCGAGGCGCGCTCGCACCTCCTCCACCTTCAGGCGGAAGgtgccctccataagcatggagggcgccctccatgagtaTGGAAGGCGTCCTCGGCCAGTCAAAGTAGTCGTTCacagtggataaaattttatccactgcGCCTCGCTGGAGGGGCTCTCCAAAGCCTTTTGAGGTACCCTCAAGCTGTGGATAAATTTTttcaggggttataaaaagactcctagacctaggaatGTAGCAACAACTTGTGTATTTATTTGCTAACAATAGTTTACGATGCTAGTgtgtgtaagaggcttttccgccttcatcaaaagagattcttagtgagctttcatctgccttagattaacaaccatcccggttgtaaccaagtaaattctgagtctctttcttttagtttcgtattgtttatttttatgttattgttgctaatctaagttgaaagacGAGAAAGGTGCTGTGTTTTAGTGTTTTCatgcaactcaaccctctccagccggcctacctggtcctacaagtgatatcagaacCTAACTGTtccaggaggactaaccgtcgaacgaagcacatgagatggtcggaccaagcatctacccaccaaagtttgagggggagttcgcgagcttgaaaaagagaatggaggtattttcaaaacagactttgatttattattaataatggaatttggttttgaagtacccaagggcaaggaaaagtttCAATGGACGAAGATGATTTTAAAGAAGATGATTTTCAAGACATGTTTACTGATTTAAGAAATGCAGAAAAATATCAATACCATTGAGTCTCAATTAGAAGATATTAATGAAAATATGAATGCAGATGATATTAGAGGAAGTTATTACTCAATGTTTGAAGAAGCACAAAAAGAGTTGTATTACACTTGTACTAATTTTTCTATATTCAATTTTTTGGTCAAGTTAATGCATGTGAAGGTGTTAAATGGTTGGAGcaataaatcttttgatatgttACTTCAGTTATTGCAAGAGACATATCCCAAACCGAATGTGATTCCAAACTCTCAGTATGAAGCAAAGAAAATGTTAAAAGAGTTAGGATTGACATATGAGAAGATATATGCATGTAAGaatgattgtatattattttggGATGAGCATGAGAATAAGGATACATGTTCGGTGTGTAAGGAGCCTAGATACAAATATGATgggatgaataaaaaaaataatgctcAGAAAATTCTTCAATATTTTCCTTTGAAGCCCAAACTTAAGCGGTTGTTTATTGCAAAACATGCAACAAAAGATATGAGATGACATAAAGAAAAATGGATTGAAATTGATGGTGTATTAAGGCATCCAGCATATAGTGAATCACGGAAAGAATTTGACATATCAGATGAAATATTTGCTagtgatccatgaaatattcgtTTAGGGTTGGCTATAGACAGTTTTAATCCGTTTGAAAATATGTCAAATGCTTATAGTATGTGGCCTGTTATACTTGTAAATTATAATTTGCCACCATTGAAAATAATGAAGCCATCATACTTGATTATGTATCTTTTAATTCCTCGACCTAAATCACCTGGGAAAGAGAGATAGATATATACTTATGACCTTTGATCAATGAACTGATGGAGCTATGGGATGATGGGGTGGCAATATATGATGCATCGATTAAACAAGTATTTTGATTACATGCTGCTATGATGTGGATCATTTATGACTTTCCAGCATATAAAACAGTATCTAGATGGAGCATAAAGGGTTATAAAGCATGTCCAGTATGTGTAGTTGAAACTAAATCTCAAAGATTATGGAGTAAAATATGTTATACATGCCATCGTCGATTCTCAAATGTGCAACACCCATGGCGcagaaataaaaatttcaatGGAAAGATTGAATAAGAAGGACCACCATGAAGATTTAGTGGTTATGAGATTTTAGCACAGTTAGATACATTACCCCAGGTGACATTCAGTAAgcatccactacaacaaaaaaattaaaagacaacggtttaaaaccgttgtcgtaggccatttaAAACCGttataattggcagtgttgttaaatgtgcggtaaaaggcaacggtttaaaatcgttgaCTTTGACCATattagacaacagtcatgcaaaggatttaaagtgttgtctttttaTACCAAAGACAATAGTTCTGTAATAGTATAAAATCGTTGTAATTGCCTGTTTAGCAATCATTTTGATCGCAGATATGCTTTTGACAACAAATGCACTGttgtctttcttcaaaatttagtttaaaaccattgtctttgtatACTTTTCACAACAgttaaaaaatcgttgtctatgttgattagaaAATGTATCGCgaatagataaaatattttttttgcacacaaactggtacaacatatatacattcacaaaaaccattttcaacatatatacattcagttGTCTTTAATACATTTCTTGTCTCAACCAAAAACTGGTACAACATATAGGTACATTCACTTAAGTTAAGTTTataaacttctacaattactacaagctatccaaacatgaccacaagtagtatccaatcatgacaaccacaaaagatgaaaccacaaaattaagtttatcagACCACAACCATGAAAATTAACTTGTCCTTTTCTGAATAGATCAAGTCAGGATGTGCAACAATCTTCACGTACTGGTCCTTTTTCTGCATACAGAATTTCATAGACTTAGCTTGCAAACCCAGCTTTCTCCcttttctgaaaataaaatatagttaaagcCATAGAAAAGTAGAAACATGCATGCATAAACTGATAAACATTGCAAACTGATAATTGAAATGGATAATCTAATAAACCACTACAAACTAAAGTGATAATTGAAACATACAAGCCCCAAAAGTAGAAAACTAAATTATAAACTTCTTGCATTTTTGCATCTTTTACACAGTAGAAACCAAATTGTGAAGTACATAAATCTGGACCTTCTGAAATGTTGAAGTAAAAGAATGGCCAAATAAGCACGAGAAATGTTGCCGCTTCACATTTTCATGACTAGTCAAACAAGTGAGCACGAAAAAAGTTGATGAATatataaacttgacattataTCTTAAACCATGTATTATGTGAAAGCAGCTAGAATAGCTAACAGCAGcaacagaaagaaggaatcatAGAGGAAGTCATGTACCTTATGTCTCAACATTACAACAGCAACACTCTAGTAAGATCTCAAAGCTTAAGGATGTGCAATTTACATAAAAATCACAAAGCAGTATACGAAACTAGTTTCAACATTATTTCTATAAAAAAGCAAGAACAAACTAATCCATTAAACCATCTAAATTGTTAATCACTTTATGCATTCTagaataagaataataataaaatagagatGTTCTACCTAGATGTCCTACACactaaagttttaaaaatcatgatGTTTCCAGAGGCATATCTGTTAGGATCAGATTATGTAATTTGCATTATATGCAAATACTTTCCGAATAGATCAAGTCATTGTATGACTTTACATACCTagtcataaatatagtcttgtatGCATTCTGCTCACTCAGaacacacttcatcaatttcttctttgGAGtactgtgttttgatgaaccgtGAACAAAGACATAGATTAGATTACTAAAAAACAATCAAAAGATTATAAGTGCAAAATGATAAACACAAATATTTGAGAAGATTGAGAATTGAATGTCAAATATTACTATTGATCGAAGTGAATCTCTCTCGATAGTTTCCACtattagttaaagccctagagccaatcatttgatgattgttgtatggactcattgtatcatattcttatatataaaggcatttggatttggttattatgcttacttgtattggtgccaaataaactaagtataatagcgtccttgagtagaaggtttttacctatatcaatcgattggttgaatcgatagtgagatgatatagggaagactacttttaatcattcctagtcgagtattaacattcagggacaatgttaatgcaataagactagcgtgtaggtaaactcgatgacttgatctcacaagtcatggatatagagatatcaagttgacacatgggtatgcattggagaatgtatactgaatgacccgccatgagaaagtatcatggatcgttatatgagtgtcatatactttctcatgtggctattagtatgactactagtccttggacctgaagtcaccatggatccctatataaggagttacgtactttggcttcgtcaaacgtcacccgtaactggtggactataaaggcgattactggatatgtaacgaattatgtagagggatgtgagtgatatagatgggatctattcctcttatatgacgggagcgacatcgatattcttgatagagtgaggccatgaagtgcatggccatgcccaaatgagtcaatatgagatattgagctcatttgattgagtgagtctacttggagttcaagatttagattgattagaggatgacacggtctatgcctcacattgatcaatctagatgtctaggatagaagaacaatGTCATATactgtgaggagtcacaattagtagtcacaaggtgatgttcgatctcaacattcttataacttggatagtaatgatgtgttgctagataccgctcattacttatgcttctaaatgtgtTAGGAGCCttgtcaacgttataagaacctatagggtcacaaacaaaggacaattagatggagattaggttcatatgatgaaccaagagggttagattcatgtgatgaatcaaattggattaagagtaattctaattgaactaattgagttggactcaatttgattcatgtgttcaataagtctaatttagattatgactcattgaatcaatttaattaaatgaattagattcattatattaaattggcttaaatcaaatggttagattagatcaaccaagg
This region of Zingiber officinale cultivar Zhangliang chromosome 9A, Zo_v1.1, whole genome shotgun sequence genomic DNA includes:
- the LOC122019445 gene encoding mannose-specific lectin-like, with translation MASLVMLSAALLLGLFLPSSMANNVLFGGDRLNTGESLRERNFKFTMMSDDCTLVLNDNDQTVWSSPTNGLGNNCFAHLQTNGNLVIRNDNDQVVWSSNTAGEEDNYILVLQKDGSVVIFGRSIWSIPPGSNTATSKGAVIVKRGRSDESTNILYGGHKLRTDESLKEGDYTFVMQSDCNLVLYDDNNNQVMWSSETNNLGSRCFARMQTDGNLVIFEGINFNQIWDSKTRGPEGKYILVLQRDGHVVIYGSPIFTIPNDEPTNRKIAMTKK